From a single Mycolicibacterium moriokaense genomic region:
- a CDS encoding MCE family protein, whose protein sequence is MRTLESGNRVRRGFMGIVITALVIGVGQSFTTVPMLFAQPVYYGEFAESGGLSKGDKVRIAGMDVGTVRSLELDVDRVVVGFDLGGTIVGSDSRMAIQTDTLLGQKVIQIEPRGSTPLRVNEVIPLNHTATPYQIYDAIDDTTKAASGWDIDAIKESLDVVSDTIDQASPHLSAALDGVERFSDTIAKRNEDLKALLKDANAVARVFGDRSEKINQILVRSNSLLADVNARGQAVDQLLERVSAVAVQVRGLVNDNPNLNNVLKQVGTVSDILEKHKHDLAELLVTIRNFSAALSEAVGSGPYFKAMLVNLLPGSILQPFIDSAFKERGIDPQKFWGDAGLPAFQFPDPNGERLPNGAPPPAPPVQEGTPEFPHAAVPPGSPCSYTPAPGAQPIPGNPLPCAALNQGPFGPVPGGYGPPNVLSSPANPTGPLPGPGLPAAALPGQPAPPVPGTPVPIPPATNPGATTVPHRQTTAGG, encoded by the coding sequence GTGAGAACACTGGAGAGCGGCAACCGCGTACGGCGGGGATTCATGGGAATCGTCATCACTGCCTTGGTGATCGGGGTGGGTCAGAGCTTCACCACCGTGCCCATGCTCTTCGCGCAGCCGGTCTACTACGGCGAGTTCGCCGAGTCGGGTGGTCTCTCGAAGGGCGACAAGGTGCGGATCGCGGGGATGGACGTCGGCACGGTCCGGTCCCTGGAGTTGGACGTCGACCGAGTGGTGGTCGGATTCGACCTCGGCGGGACCATCGTCGGATCCGACAGCCGCATGGCGATCCAGACGGACACGCTGTTGGGGCAGAAGGTGATTCAGATCGAGCCGCGCGGCTCGACGCCGTTGCGTGTCAACGAGGTCATCCCCCTGAACCACACGGCCACCCCCTACCAGATCTACGACGCGATCGACGACACGACGAAAGCCGCGTCGGGCTGGGACATCGACGCCATCAAGGAGTCACTCGACGTGGTCAGCGACACCATCGACCAGGCATCGCCGCATCTCAGTGCCGCACTGGACGGTGTCGAACGGTTCTCCGACACGATCGCCAAGCGCAACGAGGACCTCAAGGCACTGCTGAAGGACGCGAACGCGGTGGCGCGCGTCTTCGGTGACCGCAGCGAGAAGATCAACCAGATCCTCGTCAGGTCGAACAGTCTGCTCGCCGACGTGAACGCCCGCGGACAGGCGGTCGACCAACTGCTGGAACGTGTTTCGGCCGTCGCGGTGCAGGTGCGCGGTCTGGTCAACGACAACCCGAACCTCAACAACGTGCTCAAGCAGGTGGGCACGGTCAGCGACATCCTCGAAAAGCACAAGCACGACCTGGCGGAACTTCTCGTCACGATCAGGAACTTCTCCGCCGCGCTCAGCGAGGCGGTCGGGTCGGGACCGTACTTCAAGGCGATGCTGGTCAACCTGCTGCCCGGCAGCATCCTGCAACCGTTCATCGACTCCGCGTTCAAGGAGCGCGGCATCGATCCTCAGAAGTTCTGGGGCGACGCGGGACTGCCTGCGTTCCAGTTCCCCGACCCCAACGGCGAGCGGCTGCCCAACGGCGCCCCACCGCCCGCACCGCCGGTTCAGGAAGGCACACCCGAGTTCCCGCATGCGGCCGTGCCTCCGGGCTCACCGTGCTCCTACACGCCGGCCCCTGGCGCGCAGCCCATACCGGGCAATCCGCTGCCGTGCGCCGCCCTGAACCAGGGTCCGTTCGGGCCGGTGCCTGGCGGGTACGGACCGCCGAATGTGTTGTCCTCCCCCGCCAATCCGACGGGACCCCTGCCGGGCCCGGGACTGCCCGCCGCCGCGCTGCCGGGCCAGCCTGCGCCTCCGGTGCCCGGCACACCGGTGCCCATCCCCCCGGCAACCAACCCCGGTGCCACGACGGTGCCGCACCGGCAGACCACGGCGGGAGGGTGA
- a CDS encoding MCE family protein, with protein sequence MKITGTAIRLGVSALILLLLTGLIIVVFGQVRFDRTKTYAAVFGDIGGLREGQFVRASGVEVGKVSRMQLIDGGKHVRVEFTVDETIPLYESTTASIRYADLIGTRYIELQRGEGEGAHRVLSPGGTIPLTQTQPALSLDALIGSFRPLLRSLDPEKVNNISRSLITVFQGQGGSIANILDQTAQLTMELADHDQAIGEVITNLRTVLATTTKHQKEFDQTVVDLEALISGLSARGDPLADAVAHISDAAGTVADLLADDRPELHSSIAYVEQVAQPLVDNRVAIDDLLGSLPGAFQILGRAGGVYGDFFNFYMCDLTLKINGLQPGGPVRMVKVTTQPTGRCTPK encoded by the coding sequence ATGAAAATCACCGGAACCGCCATCCGACTCGGCGTCAGCGCGCTCATTCTGCTGCTGCTCACGGGTCTGATCATCGTGGTGTTCGGGCAGGTTCGGTTCGACAGGACCAAGACCTACGCCGCGGTGTTCGGCGACATCGGCGGCCTGCGCGAGGGCCAGTTCGTCCGCGCGTCGGGAGTCGAGGTCGGCAAGGTCTCGCGCATGCAGCTGATCGACGGCGGTAAGCATGTGCGTGTCGAATTCACTGTGGACGAGACGATTCCGCTCTACGAGTCCACCACCGCGTCGATCCGCTACGCCGACCTCATCGGAACGCGGTACATCGAGCTGCAGCGTGGGGAGGGTGAAGGGGCACATCGGGTGCTCTCCCCGGGCGGCACCATCCCGCTTACCCAGACCCAGCCGGCGCTCAGCCTCGACGCGCTGATCGGCAGTTTCCGGCCACTGCTGCGCTCGCTGGACCCGGAGAAGGTCAACAACATCTCGCGCTCGTTGATCACCGTGTTCCAGGGCCAGGGTGGCAGCATCGCCAACATCCTGGACCAAACCGCGCAGTTGACAATGGAACTCGCCGACCATGACCAGGCGATCGGCGAGGTCATCACCAACCTGCGCACAGTGCTGGCGACCACCACCAAACACCAGAAGGAATTCGATCAGACCGTCGTCGACCTGGAGGCACTGATCTCCGGGCTGAGCGCACGCGGCGACCCCCTCGCCGACGCCGTGGCCCACATCAGCGACGCCGCGGGCACGGTGGCCGATCTGCTCGCCGACGACCGGCCCGAGTTGCACAGTTCCATCGCCTATGTGGAGCAGGTGGCACAACCGTTGGTGGACAACCGGGTTGCGATCGACGACCTACTAGGATCACTGCCCGGTGCGTTCCAGATCCTCGGGCGTGCTGGTGGCGTGTACGGCGACTTCTTCAACTTCTACATGTGCGACCTCACGCTGAAGATCAACGGGCTGCAGCCCGGCGGGCCGGTCCGCATGGTCAAGGTGACGACGCAGCCGACGGGCAGGTGCACGCCCAAGTGA
- a CDS encoding MCE family protein, whose amino-acid sequence MRLGKRGKSDSSGVNGPRRKVPIKTIGLAALLLMALVFGLIYGRFENYFTPKITLTMIAGRGGLVMDPGSKVTLNGVPIGRVDSIQHYDDGGDAKAKILLDVNPRYVSQIPANVRADIKATTVFGNKYVALSWPEHPVAARIESGDVIDATSVTTEFNTLFETVTEIGEKIDPIELNKTLSATSQAFEGLGTQFGESLLAGERILDQVNPRMPTLTADIRRLADLAEVYEQASPDLWRFLDNGVVTAETLNEHSADLDRVLEAGLSFAETGAYVFEKGEPYFVRSVSDLTATSGVLDTYSPEFFCGIRNYDEIAPMVSHALGANGYSLQLASGLLGAENPYVYPDNLPRVNAKGGPGGKPGCWQKITRELWPAPVLVMDTGATIAPYDHFESATPMFTEYVWGRQVGENTINP is encoded by the coding sequence ATGCGACTGGGTAAGCGCGGCAAGTCCGACTCCTCGGGAGTCAACGGTCCGCGACGGAAAGTGCCGATCAAGACGATCGGCCTGGCGGCGCTGCTGCTCATGGCGCTGGTCTTCGGCCTGATCTACGGCCGGTTCGAGAACTACTTCACCCCCAAGATCACACTGACAATGATCGCCGGCCGTGGCGGCCTGGTCATGGACCCGGGCTCCAAGGTCACCTTGAACGGGGTGCCGATCGGCAGGGTGGACTCGATCCAGCACTACGACGACGGCGGTGACGCCAAGGCCAAGATCCTGCTCGACGTCAATCCGCGCTACGTCAGCCAGATTCCGGCCAATGTGCGTGCCGACATCAAGGCCACCACCGTGTTCGGCAACAAGTACGTCGCCCTGAGCTGGCCGGAACATCCGGTGGCGGCACGGATCGAGAGCGGCGACGTCATCGACGCCACCTCAGTCACCACCGAGTTCAACACGCTGTTCGAAACCGTCACCGAAATCGGCGAGAAGATCGACCCGATCGAGCTCAACAAGACGCTGTCGGCGACCTCGCAGGCGTTCGAGGGACTCGGCACCCAGTTCGGCGAGTCGCTGCTCGCCGGCGAACGGATTCTCGATCAGGTCAATCCCCGCATGCCGACGCTGACCGCCGACATCCGCCGCCTCGCCGACCTGGCGGAGGTCTACGAGCAGGCCTCGCCCGACCTCTGGCGTTTCCTCGACAACGGCGTGGTGACCGCCGAGACCCTTAACGAGCACAGCGCGGACCTGGACCGCGTGCTGGAGGCGGGCCTGAGCTTCGCCGAGACCGGTGCCTACGTCTTCGAAAAGGGCGAACCCTATTTCGTGCGCTCGGTATCCGACCTGACCGCCACCTCCGGCGTGCTCGACACCTACAGCCCCGAATTCTTCTGCGGGATCCGCAATTACGACGAGATCGCACCGATGGTCAGCCACGCGCTGGGCGCGAACGGCTACTCACTGCAACTGGCTTCGGGGTTGTTGGGCGCCGAGAACCCCTACGTGTACCCCGACAATCTTCCGAGGGTGAACGCGAAGGGCGGACCCGGCGGCAAGCCCGGCTGCTGGCAGAAGATCACCAGAGAACTCTGGCCCGCGCCCGTCCTGGTCATGGACACCGGAGCCACCATCGCGCCGTATGACCACTTCGAGTCCGCGACACCGATGTTCACCGAATACGTGTGGGGCCGCCAGGTCGGGGAGAACACGATCAACCCATGA